A genomic window from Tolypothrix sp. PCC 7910 includes:
- a CDS encoding family 1 glycosylhydrolase: MASAFKSSLPLEVWAGIECTVNRVGEEYFDQLERNGHATRLDDLDLFAELGIQAIRYPVLWERIAPNGLENADWSWADERLERLRELGILPIVGLVHHGSGPRDTSLLDPEFPNKLAVFARAVAERYPWVTHYTPVNEPLTTARFSGMYGHWYPHGRDDLTFARALLGECRAIALSMQAIREVNPDAQLVQTEDLGKTYSTPKLAYQAELENERRWLSLDLLCGRITPSHPMWGYLRHGGVTEAELEVFLQNTCPPDIIGINHYLTSERFLDEHLENYPAWTHGGNGRDNYADVEAVRVCSEGLAGPRTLLQETWERYQLPLAVTEVHLSCTREEQLRWLHEVWNAAQELKDQGADVRAVTVWALLGSYDWNSLLTRCVGYYESGVFDLRSRSPRKTAIAKMVQELAAGRKPNHPILETPGWWHRPARLVYPAVSCGNSSGAEGQRSRGGNGSRPLAIIGATGTLGRAFARLCEVRGISYRLLTRQDMDIANPASIEQVLTELQPWAVVNAAGYVRVDDAEREPHICLKVNAEGPAILAAACAQHHVALLTFSSDLVFDGAVSNPYVETDNVAPLNVYGCSKVLAEKLVLQAYPASLVIRTSAFFGPWDEYNFVTIALQQLAAGNTFVAAEDAIVSPTYVPDLVHTSLDLLIDGENGLWHLANKGAVAWADLARLAAKKAGVSVNSLISVPSQELGFIAPRPAYSVLGSSRAELMPHLDHAISRYLEARR, translated from the coding sequence ATGGCTTCTGCTTTCAAATCGTCACTTCCCCTAGAAGTGTGGGCTGGTATCGAGTGTACGGTTAATCGTGTGGGTGAAGAGTATTTCGATCAATTAGAACGCAATGGTCATGCAACGCGCTTGGATGACCTGGATTTATTCGCTGAACTAGGTATACAGGCAATCCGCTATCCAGTACTGTGGGAACGCATCGCGCCTAATGGTTTGGAGAATGCTGATTGGTCGTGGGCGGATGAACGCTTGGAACGCTTGCGGGAACTGGGTATCCTTCCAATTGTGGGATTAGTGCATCATGGTAGCGGCCCGCGTGATACGAGCTTGCTAGACCCAGAATTTCCCAATAAATTAGCGGTTTTTGCCCGTGCAGTGGCAGAACGCTATCCTTGGGTCACACATTACACACCTGTCAATGAGCCACTAACAACCGCCAGATTCAGTGGGATGTATGGTCACTGGTATCCTCACGGCCGGGACGATTTAACTTTTGCCCGTGCTTTATTAGGGGAATGTCGAGCGATCGCACTTTCAATGCAAGCTATCCGCGAAGTTAATCCCGATGCCCAATTGGTACAAACCGAGGATTTGGGTAAGACTTACAGTACACCCAAGCTAGCTTATCAAGCCGAATTGGAGAATGAACGCCGCTGGTTAAGCTTAGATTTATTGTGTGGTCGAATCACTCCCAGTCATCCCATGTGGGGTTATTTACGCCACGGTGGTGTTACCGAAGCTGAACTGGAAGTATTTTTACAAAATACCTGCCCTCCTGACATTATTGGCATTAACCATTACCTAACAAGCGAGCGCTTTTTAGATGAACATCTAGAAAATTATCCCGCCTGGACGCATGGCGGTAATGGGCGGGACAATTATGCAGATGTGGAAGCTGTGCGAGTTTGCAGCGAAGGTTTGGCAGGGCCGCGCACATTGCTGCAAGAAACATGGGAACGCTATCAACTGCCCCTAGCCGTCACAGAAGTTCATCTTAGTTGCACCCGTGAGGAACAATTACGCTGGCTTCATGAAGTGTGGAATGCAGCCCAAGAACTAAAAGACCAGGGTGCAGATGTACGTGCGGTAACGGTTTGGGCACTTCTGGGGAGTTACGATTGGAATAGTTTACTAACTCGCTGTGTAGGATACTACGAGTCAGGCGTATTTGATTTGCGTTCGCGAAGTCCGAGAAAAACTGCGATCGCCAAAATGGTGCAAGAGTTAGCCGCAGGACGCAAACCCAATCACCCCATACTCGAAACCCCAGGATGGTGGCATCGTCCAGCGCGTTTGGTGTATCCAGCAGTTAGCTGTGGTAACAGCAGCGGAGCAGAGGGGCAGAGGAGCAGAGGGGGTAATGGTTCTCGTCCCCTAGCAATAATTGGAGCCACAGGAACTCTTGGCAGGGCTTTTGCGCGGTTGTGCGAAGTGCGAGGAATTTCATATCGCCTGCTGACACGCCAAGATATGGATATTGCCAATCCCGCTTCCATTGAGCAAGTACTTACCGAATTACAACCTTGGGCAGTTGTGAACGCTGCAGGATACGTGCGGGTAGACGATGCAGAACGCGAACCCCACATTTGTTTAAAGGTAAACGCAGAAGGCCCAGCAATTTTAGCTGCTGCTTGCGCTCAACATCATGTAGCACTGCTAACTTTCTCATCAGATTTAGTATTTGATGGTGCTGTGTCTAATCCTTATGTGGAAACTGATAACGTTGCTCCTCTCAATGTCTATGGGTGCAGCAAAGTTTTAGCAGAAAAGCTGGTATTGCAGGCTTATCCAGCATCTTTAGTAATTCGCACCAGTGCATTTTTTGGCCCTTGGGATGAATATAACTTCGTCACCATTGCCTTGCAACAATTAGCAGCTGGTAATACTTTTGTCGCCGCAGAAGATGCGATCGTCTCACCTACCTATGTACCGGATCTGGTGCATACCAGCCTAGATTTACTAATTGATGGCGAAAACGGTTTGTGGCACTTAGCTAATAAAGGCGCTGTCGCTTGGGCTGACTTGGCACGGTTAGCAGCGAAAAAAGCAGGTGTGAGCGTCAATAGTCTAATTTCTGTGCCTAGCCAAGAACTAGGTTTCATCGCTCCCCGCCCAGCTTACAGCGTTCTCGGTAGCAGTCGCGCTGAATTAATGCCACACCTCGATCATGCAATTTCTCGCTACTTGGAAGCAAGAAGATAG
- a CDS encoding transposase family protein, with amino-acid sequence MISIFDYIQKYPRRAKQLLGISYDQFTDLVNYAKNSHEEEQLKLEQKKVRIHRRGGGRKELLSIPEQVCLCLFYLRQIPTFEVLGIMFGISKTLSNDTFHYWRKILRKILPSSLIEQVENKEGDLLIIQEILTNFKLLVDSVEQPIDRPSDNEEQKKFFSGKKKQHTIKNQIVSLPEGKDIIDVTVGSPGPTADIKLFREQQTKFDEKQEFTGDKAYQGGNNITTPHKKKRKQQLNEQQKEENKALSSKRIFVEHLIRIVKIFQVASQRFRLNADVYNEIVLLVCGLVRLRIGTFVLPNSAIN; translated from the coding sequence ATGATTAGTATATTTGATTATATACAAAAGTATCCACGAAGAGCAAAGCAACTTTTGGGGATTAGTTATGACCAATTTACTGACCTTGTAAACTATGCTAAAAACAGTCATGAAGAAGAACAACTCAAATTGGAACAGAAGAAAGTTAGAATACATCGTCGTGGAGGTGGACGCAAAGAATTATTATCCATCCCAGAACAAGTATGTTTGTGCTTGTTTTATCTGAGACAAATACCCACATTTGAAGTTTTAGGAATAATGTTTGGTATATCAAAAACTTTATCTAATGATACTTTTCATTACTGGAGAAAAATATTACGTAAGATTCTCCCTTCTAGTTTAATAGAGCAAGTAGAAAATAAAGAAGGAGATTTGCTCATTATACAAGAAATATTAACGAATTTTAAGTTGCTAGTTGATAGCGTAGAACAGCCTATAGATAGACCATCTGACAACGAAGAACAGAAAAAGTTCTTTTCGGGAAAGAAAAAACAGCATACTATAAAAAACCAGATAGTTTCCTTGCCAGAGGGAAAAGATATTATTGATGTTACAGTAGGCTCTCCAGGGCCAACAGCAGACATAAAATTATTTAGAGAGCAACAAACAAAATTTGATGAAAAACAAGAATTTACGGGAGATAAAGCGTATCAAGGTGGGAATAATATTACTACCCCTCATAAGAAGAAAAGAAAACAACAATTAAATGAACAACAAAAAGAAGAAAATAAAGCTCTATCAAGTAAGCGTATATTTGTTGAGCATTTAATACGTATTGTAAAAATTTTCCAAGTGGCATCACAAAGATTTAGATTAAATGCTGATGTTTATAATGAAATAGTTTTGTTAGTTTGTGGTCTAGTAAGACTGCGAATTGGCACTTTCGTATTACCGAATAGCGCCATAAATTAG
- the crtW gene encoding beta-carotene ketolase CrtW: MNICEKPLSYYVEVEEFTTQQDSIYGLAIAILIISLWAGSLALLLSVNFAKFPIWLIPIAIVWQMFLYTGLFITAHDAMHGSVFRKNPKINNFIGSLAVALYAFFPYQKMLKKHWLHHRHPASEIDPDFHDSKQENPISWYFRFMLEYSSWQQLIFLSIVFNLAKYVLHISEINLILFWSIPPILSSIQLFYFGTYLPHREPDTGYIYPHCSQTIALPTFWSFIACYHFGYHEEHHEYPHVSWWQLPSVYRQRVSIGQN; this comes from the coding sequence TTGAATATTTGTGAGAAACCACTTAGCTATTATGTGGAAGTTGAGGAATTTACCACTCAACAAGATAGTATTTATGGGTTAGCAATTGCTATCCTAATTATTAGCCTTTGGGCAGGTAGTTTAGCTCTGTTACTTAGCGTTAACTTTGCCAAGTTCCCAATTTGGTTGATACCCATAGCGATAGTTTGGCAAATGTTCCTGTATACAGGGCTATTTATTACGGCACATGATGCTATGCATGGGTCGGTTTTTCGCAAAAATCCGAAAATTAATAATTTTATTGGGTCGCTAGCTGTAGCACTTTATGCTTTTTTTCCCTATCAAAAGATGTTAAAAAAGCATTGGCTACATCATCGTCATCCAGCTAGCGAAATTGACCCTGATTTTCATGATAGCAAGCAAGAAAATCCTATCTCATGGTATTTTCGCTTCATGCTAGAATACTCTAGTTGGCAACAATTAATATTTCTAAGTATCGTATTTAATTTAGCCAAATATGTTTTGCATATCTCTGAAATAAATCTCATCTTATTTTGGAGTATTCCGCCAATTTTAAGTTCGATTCAACTGTTTTATTTCGGCACATATTTACCTCATCGGGAACCAGATACAGGGTACATTTATCCCCATTGCAGCCAAACAATTGCCTTACCAACTTTTTGGTCATTCATCGCTTGCTACCACTTTGGTTACCATGAAGAACATCACGAGTATCCCCATGTATCTTGGTGGCAACTACCATCTGTATATAGGCAGAGAGTAAGTATTGGGCAAAATTGA
- the glf gene encoding UDP-galactopyranose mutase, giving the protein MPSEKAKVKNNGVRNIISPQPGKTQQREIDETSSSGTSLLHSSSSHKKTQPTETFKDTPDIICLSHLRWNFVYQRPQHLLSRCAQGKRVFFIEEPIFSADPVARLDISEDGSGVVVVVPHLPQNLSQEAINADLQVLIDSLLAEQKVNKYICWYYTPMAIAFTRHLQPQAVVYDCMDELSAFKGASPTLKNYEAELFRLADLVFTGGQSLYESKVNQHPNVYAFPSSVDVPHFGQARHLQEPADQAHIPHPRLGFFGVIDERMDIELLAGIADSRPDWHLVIIGPVVKIDPATLPQRENIHYLGSRDYKQLPAYLAGWDLAMLPFALNDSTRFISPTKTPEYLAAGRPVVSTSIQDVVRPYGESNLVRIADTVPEFVAAAEKAMQEDTRTSEWLTEVDTFLEKISWDRTWAAMMKLIDSAIAARDTEDKVSSKGAVGTQAPNIITRDFVFDYLIVGAGFSGSVIAERLATQSGKKVLVVDKRNHIGGNAYDHYDEHGVLVHKYGPHIFHTNSREVFEYLSRFTQWRSYEHRVLASVDGQLVPIPINLDTINKLYGMRLNSFEVKEFYESLAEPIEQIRTSEDVVVSKVGRVLYEKFFRGYTRKQWGLDPSELDKSVIARIPTRTNRDDRYFTDTYQAMPRHGFTRMFENMLNHPNIKVMLNTDYQEIQKAIPCREMVYTGPVDEFFDYRYGKLPYRSLDFKHETHNIPVFQSAPVINYPNEQLYTRVTEFKYLTGQEHTKTSIVYEFPKAEGDPYYPVPRPENNEMYKQYKALSDSTPGVYFVGRLATYKYYNMDQCVAQALSVYKQIAVKA; this is encoded by the coding sequence ATGCCCAGTGAAAAAGCTAAAGTTAAAAACAACGGTGTCCGTAATATCATTTCACCACAGCCAGGTAAAACACAACAAAGAGAAATAGACGAAACGTCATCATCAGGTACATCACTGCTACATTCCAGTTCATCCCATAAAAAAACTCAACCGACAGAAACCTTTAAAGATACTCCCGATATAATTTGCTTATCTCATTTGCGTTGGAATTTCGTTTATCAAAGACCACAACATCTTTTGAGCCGCTGCGCTCAAGGCAAACGAGTTTTCTTTATTGAGGAGCCAATTTTCTCTGCCGATCCCGTGGCACGGTTAGACATCAGCGAAGATGGGAGTGGAGTAGTTGTGGTTGTGCCACATCTACCACAGAATCTTAGCCAAGAAGCAATTAACGCAGATTTACAAGTACTGATTGATAGTTTGTTGGCAGAGCAGAAAGTTAACAAATACATTTGTTGGTACTACACGCCAATGGCGATCGCTTTTACTCGCCACTTGCAACCTCAAGCTGTGGTGTACGATTGCATGGATGAGTTGTCTGCATTCAAAGGTGCATCACCGACTTTAAAGAATTACGAAGCCGAACTATTCCGCCTTGCAGACTTAGTATTTACAGGGGGACAAAGCCTTTACGAAAGTAAGGTAAACCAGCACCCCAACGTCTATGCCTTTCCTAGCAGTGTAGATGTGCCACACTTTGGCCAAGCAAGACATCTGCAAGAACCAGCAGATCAAGCCCACATTCCCCATCCGCGCCTTGGCTTTTTTGGCGTGATTGACGAACGGATGGATATAGAATTACTTGCTGGGATTGCCGATAGCCGTCCAGATTGGCATTTAGTAATTATTGGCCCGGTAGTCAAAATCGATCCAGCCACTTTACCACAGCGGGAGAATATACATTATCTCGGTAGTAGAGACTATAAACAGCTACCTGCATATTTAGCAGGATGGGATTTAGCAATGCTACCGTTTGCGCTGAACGATTCAACACGCTTTATTAGCCCTACCAAAACTCCAGAATATCTCGCCGCAGGTAGACCTGTAGTATCTACATCAATTCAAGATGTGGTGCGTCCTTACGGAGAGTCGAATTTGGTGCGAATTGCAGACACGGTTCCTGAGTTCGTCGCCGCCGCTGAAAAAGCAATGCAAGAGGATACCAGAACATCAGAATGGTTAACTGAAGTAGATACATTTTTAGAGAAGATTTCTTGGGATCGGACTTGGGCTGCAATGATGAAACTGATTGATTCTGCGATCGCAGCTCGTGATACTGAAGATAAAGTTAGCTCTAAAGGGGCGGTAGGTACACAAGCACCAAATATCATCACCAGAGATTTTGTCTTCGATTACTTAATTGTTGGTGCTGGTTTCTCCGGTAGCGTCATTGCTGAACGCTTGGCAACTCAGTCTGGTAAAAAAGTGCTGGTTGTAGACAAACGCAATCACATTGGTGGCAATGCTTACGACCATTATGACGAGCATGGTGTTCTTGTACATAAATACGGCCCGCATATATTTCACACCAACTCTCGCGAAGTCTTTGAATACCTCTCACGCTTTACGCAGTGGCGGTCTTACGAACATCGTGTTCTTGCCAGTGTAGATGGGCAACTTGTTCCTATCCCCATCAACCTCGACACCATTAACAAGTTGTATGGTATGCGTCTCAATTCATTTGAGGTGAAGGAATTTTATGAATCACTTGCTGAACCCATAGAACAAATCCGCACTAGTGAGGATGTGGTCGTTAGCAAAGTTGGTCGAGTACTGTATGAAAAGTTTTTCCGGGGTTATACCCGCAAGCAATGGGGACTCGACCCCTCAGAACTAGATAAGTCAGTAATTGCCCGTATACCAACGCGTACTAACCGCGACGACCGCTATTTTACAGATACTTATCAAGCAATGCCACGGCACGGCTTTACGCGAATGTTTGAGAATATGCTTAATCACCCGAATATCAAGGTAATGCTAAACACAGATTACCAAGAAATTCAAAAAGCCATTCCTTGTCGGGAGATGGTGTATACAGGGCCAGTGGATGAATTCTTTGATTATCGCTACGGCAAACTACCATACCGTTCGCTTGATTTTAAGCATGAGACACACAACATACCTGTGTTTCAATCAGCGCCAGTTATTAACTATCCAAATGAACAGCTTTATACCCGTGTGACGGAGTTTAAATACTTGACTGGGCAAGAACACACTAAAACTAGTATTGTGTACGAGTTCCCCAAAGCTGAGGGCGATCCTTATTATCCTGTGCCACGTCCAGAAAATAACGAAATGTACAAGCAGTATAAAGCGCTGTCTGATAGTACACCAGGAGTCTATTTTGTTGGGCGACTGGCAACGTACAAATACTACAACATGGATCAATGTGTGGCTCAGGCTCTTTCTGTGTACAAGCAAATTGCGGTTAAAGCTTGA
- the galE gene encoding UDP-glucose 4-epimerase GalE: protein MTNTILVTGGAGYIGSHAVLALKNAGYEVIVLDNLSNGHRELVEDVLQIKLIVGDMSDRALLDNIFSSHNIDAVMHFAAYIAVGESVTHPAKYYQNNVVGTLTLLEAMIQASVNKFIFSSTCALYGVPQFIPLTEDHPQDPISPYATSKWMVERILSDFDTAYNLKSVRFRYFNAAGADPNGLLGEDHEPETHLIPLVLLAALGKRESIFIFGTDYPTADGTCIRDYIHVTDLAQAHILGLEYLLKGGESEVFNLGNGSGFSVREVIETAKKVTGKAIKIEERDRRPGDPPILVGSSDKAIQKLGWQPQYPNLDEIISHAWQWHHKRHI, encoded by the coding sequence ATGACAAACACCATTTTAGTAACAGGAGGAGCCGGATATATTGGCTCCCATGCAGTATTAGCCCTCAAAAATGCGGGTTATGAAGTAATTGTTTTAGATAATTTGTCGAATGGACATCGAGAACTTGTAGAAGATGTTTTGCAGATAAAATTGATTGTGGGCGATATGAGCGATCGCGCCCTGCTTGATAATATATTCTCCTCCCACAATATAGATGCTGTGATGCATTTTGCAGCCTATATTGCTGTGGGTGAATCTGTTACTCATCCAGCCAAATATTATCAAAATAATGTTGTTGGTACTCTGACACTTTTAGAAGCAATGATACAAGCGTCAGTCAATAAATTTATCTTTTCTTCTACTTGCGCTCTCTATGGTGTACCACAGTTTATTCCTCTAACAGAAGACCATCCCCAAGACCCCATTAGCCCTTATGCTACTAGCAAATGGATGGTAGAGCGCATTTTATCTGATTTTGATACAGCTTATAATTTAAAATCTGTACGTTTTCGCTATTTTAATGCCGCAGGTGCTGACCCGAATGGCTTGTTAGGTGAAGACCACGAACCGGAAACTCATCTCATACCATTAGTGCTATTAGCTGCTTTAGGTAAGCGCGAATCTATTTTTATTTTCGGTACCGATTACCCTACCGCAGATGGCACTTGTATCCGAGATTATATTCATGTGACGGACTTAGCACAAGCACATATTTTAGGGTTGGAATATCTACTAAAAGGCGGAGAAAGTGAAGTATTTAATCTCGGTAATGGTAGTGGTTTTTCAGTGAGAGAAGTAATAGAAACTGCCAAGAAAGTAACAGGAAAAGCAATCAAAATTGAAGAACGCGATCGCCGCCCTGGTGACCCTCCAATTTTGGTTGGTAGTAGCGATAAAGCAATCCAAAAATTAGGCTGGCAACCTCAATATCCAAATTTAGACGAAATTATTAGCCACGCTTGGCAATGGCATCATAAACGCCATATTTAA
- a CDS encoding vitamin K epoxide reductase family protein, with product MEPQQLSQELRQGKNPHMSRRRAIIGLSMLGGTMGQVVTLYQTGIVSHLPDPPVPIFDADRVDASNYAYSRFNSPDGPIMVLNYALTAWLAAAGGLDRARRNPWLPIAMGVKLVLDTAVSAKLAQEEWSENKAFCEYCQVATVSSIASLVLAVPEIMTAVRTLLGQEKNTPAEVKTQ from the coding sequence ATGGAACCACAACAACTGAGTCAAGAACTGCGTCAAGGCAAGAACCCTCACATGAGCCGCAGACGAGCAATTATCGGCTTATCTATGCTTGGAGGCACAATGGGGCAAGTCGTCACACTCTACCAAACAGGAATCGTTAGCCATTTACCAGATCCACCAGTGCCTATATTTGATGCTGATCGAGTTGACGCTTCTAATTATGCTTACAGCAGATTTAACTCACCAGATGGGCCGATTATGGTACTTAATTATGCGCTTACTGCTTGGTTGGCTGCTGCTGGGGGACTGGATCGCGCACGGCGTAATCCGTGGTTACCAATTGCTATGGGTGTGAAGCTAGTATTAGACACTGCTGTTTCCGCCAAGCTAGCGCAGGAAGAGTGGAGCGAGAATAAAGCATTTTGCGAGTATTGCCAAGTTGCAACAGTGTCATCGATCGCATCTTTAGTGCTTGCAGTACCAGAGATTATGACTGCTGTTCGTACCCTACTGGGACAGGAAAAGAATACCCCAGCAGAGGTGAAAACACAGTAG